One stretch of Anaerobacillus sp. CMMVII DNA includes these proteins:
- a CDS encoding GNAT family N-acetyltransferase, whose protein sequence is MHSKQKYFESERVYLRTFKTSDFEKIYQALLNPKFRKLTGTQTFFSQEAIEKAYEGFKSDKSRLDFVIVLKETNEAIGDLALNEIDYVNNNGNIRIALYQEEHYGKGLGTEALNLILEYGFEVLNLYRISLNVFEFNKRAIKAYEKLGLSRKVPSVPSSSIMAHIMIIILWVYCDTNIRT, encoded by the coding sequence ATGCATAGTAAACAAAAGTACTTTGAGAGTGAGAGAGTATACTTAAGAACTTTTAAAACGAGTGATTTCGAAAAAATCTATCAAGCTCTATTGAATCCGAAGTTTCGAAAGCTAACCGGGACACAAACCTTTTTTTCACAAGAAGCAATCGAAAAGGCATATGAGGGCTTTAAGTCCGACAAGTCGAGATTAGACTTTGTGATTGTGTTAAAAGAAACGAATGAAGCAATTGGCGATTTAGCGTTGAATGAAATTGATTATGTAAATAATAATGGAAACATACGAATTGCTCTTTATCAGGAAGAGCATTATGGAAAAGGACTTGGAACGGAAGCATTAAATCTTATTTTAGAATATGGATTTGAGGTACTAAACTTATATAGAATTAGTCTCAATGTATTTGAATTTAATAAACGAGCGATTAAAGCCTATGAGAAATTAGGTTTGTCAAGGAAGGTGCCATCCGTGCCGAGCTCTTCTATAATGGCACATATTATGATAATTATATTATGGGTGTATTGCGACACGAATATAAGAACCTGA
- a CDS encoding SDR family NAD(P)-dependent oxidoreductase produces MGKRIVIITGANSGIGKAAAIKFAKEGYRVIMACRNIERSKNAQEEIIAVSNSGHVELMELDVSSFTSIRHFCSDFKNNYEKLDILIHNAAYFNHGEKTINLVMTRLN; encoded by the coding sequence ATGGGAAAACGAATAGTCATTATCACTGGTGCAAATTCTGGAATAGGAAAAGCAGCAGCCATTAAGTTTGCAAAAGAAGGTTATCGTGTCATCATGGCTTGTCGCAATATTGAAAGAAGTAAAAACGCTCAGGAGGAGATTATTGCGGTCTCTAATAGTGGTCACGTTGAGTTGATGGAGCTTGATGTTTCTTCGTTTACCTCTATTCGTCATTTTTGTTCAGATTTCAAAAATAATTATGAAAAGCTAGACATCTTAATTCATAATGCGGCTTATTTTAACCATGGCGAGAAAACTATCAATTTAGTGATGACCAGATTGAATTAA
- a CDS encoding N-acetyltransferase, which yields MEGVKNYPDGSWFMGLMFIDPFYRNTGLGETIFTNFKDWVQNSNLKEIQLGVLIENKKAFKFWKKLGFQEFKRIENYQIGDNETTVIAMKLELI from the coding sequence ATAGAAGGAGTAAAAAATTACCCTGATGGTTCCTGGTTTATGGGGCTTATGTTTATCGATCCTTTTTATCGAAATACCGGTTTAGGTGAAACCATATTTACTAACTTTAAAGATTGGGTACAAAATTCAAATTTGAAAGAGATACAATTAGGAGTTTTAATTGAAAATAAAAAAGCATTCAAGTTTTGGAAAAAGCTCGGTTTTCAAGAGTTTAAAAGAATAGAAAATTATCAAATTGGCGATAACGAGACAACAGTTATCGCGATGAAGTTGGAATTAATTTAA
- a CDS encoding polysaccharide biosynthesis protein, protein MKLFFRGVILLAIAAFIGESLELVINIVLARELGEKGLGLYMSILPTVMLIAVLASMELPISISKFVAEKEKRFHRSMLLQALGIATIIAIIFLVASLILVPHISVFDQYHPYVRLLVYILIPIISFSSVFRGYFMGSQQMGKIAISNFLRRAMQLLLLVIVYQLFEFEHELALLVALCTLIASEFVVFAYMATMFFIQLKSEKYDDHASLDGKTVRNGLLAVSLPMTGVRIFHSVTFAIKPFLIKAALVNAGLTEAMATAQFGKLAGVAFSIGFFPAFIAHSLLIVLIPTVAEAYAKNDYQKLQQLLVKVMKLTFGYGLPAAFIFYFFAEPLTGLFFKNSPAVVYLQLLVPYFLFHYFVIPLQAYLIGLGLVKDALMHAVWSTFISFLLMYYLGSMASLQMHGIIIGMNTGVVLLTLMHYVTVCHKIGIPLTLRPTMLKRI, encoded by the coding sequence ATGAAGTTGTTTTTCAGAGGAGTTATATTACTAGCAATTGCTGCTTTTATAGGAGAAAGTCTTGAATTAGTGATCAATATCGTCTTAGCCAGAGAGCTTGGCGAAAAAGGATTAGGATTATATATGTCCATCCTACCAACCGTTATGTTAATCGCAGTACTAGCAAGTATGGAGCTTCCTATTTCTATTTCAAAGTTTGTCGCAGAAAAGGAAAAACGATTTCATCGCAGTATGTTACTTCAAGCATTAGGGATCGCGACGATCATAGCCATCATTTTCTTAGTAGCTTCGTTAATTCTCGTTCCACATATTTCTGTCTTTGATCAGTATCATCCATACGTGCGATTACTCGTTTATATTCTAATCCCAATTATATCCTTTTCTTCAGTATTTCGAGGCTATTTTATGGGTTCACAACAGATGGGGAAAATCGCCATTTCGAATTTTTTACGAAGAGCGATGCAATTACTGTTACTTGTTATCGTCTACCAACTATTTGAATTTGAGCACGAGCTTGCTCTCTTGGTTGCTTTATGTACTTTAATTGCAAGTGAATTTGTAGTATTTGCTTATATGGCAACAATGTTCTTTATTCAATTAAAATCTGAGAAATATGATGATCATGCTTCCCTTGATGGAAAAACTGTTAGAAATGGACTGTTGGCTGTTTCACTTCCGATGACGGGCGTACGAATATTTCATTCAGTTACATTTGCCATAAAGCCATTTTTAATTAAAGCAGCCCTTGTAAATGCTGGACTTACAGAGGCTATGGCCACTGCTCAATTTGGAAAACTGGCTGGCGTCGCGTTTTCAATTGGTTTTTTCCCGGCATTTATTGCCCATTCGTTATTAATCGTTTTAATCCCAACCGTTGCTGAAGCTTATGCGAAAAATGATTATCAAAAGCTGCAACAGCTGCTTGTAAAAGTAATGAAGCTCACGTTCGGATACGGCCTACCTGCAGCCTTCATTTTTTACTTTTTTGCAGAACCGTTAACAGGACTATTTTTTAAAAATTCTCCTGCTGTCGTTTATTTACAGCTGTTGGTTCCATACTTTTTATTTCATTACTTTGTCATTCCACTTCAAGCGTACTTAATCGGGTTAGGACTTGTTAAGGATGCCTTAATGCACGCCGTCTGGTCAACATTTATCTCCTTCTTGCTAATGTATTATCTAGGCTCAATGGCAAGCTTGCAAATGCATGGAATTATTATTGGCATGAACACCGGTGTTGTTTTACTAACCTTAATGCACTATGTAACTGTCTGCCACAAGATCGGCATACCCCTTACGCTACGCCCAACAATGTTAAAGCGTATCTAA
- a CDS encoding NADPH:quinone oxidoreductase family protein, translating into MKAVIVTKLGSPEVMKYTEVEMPTYSATEVLIEVNTTSVNFADIKSRYGKKGTGKFPFIPGLDVAGIVVAVGSEVKEIKVGQRVIAFPSTGSYCEFAVANEKLTFVIPENMSFDVAAACPIVSFLSYQLLAMVAKIEAGETVLVHAAAGGVGTTAIQFAKLLGAGKVIGTVGSEEKIAFAEEAGADHVICYEKEDFSVAVNDLTNGRGANVILDSIAGQVSKKSIECLAHYGRLVHFGNSSGEVGMFRTIDLHSSCRSILGFSFGTTRKERPELLREVSKHVFRYLEDESVKIKIGHHFHISEVAKAHQLVEQRLSCGKILLHVKE; encoded by the coding sequence TTGAAAGCAGTGATCGTAACTAAGTTAGGCTCACCAGAAGTCATGAAGTATACGGAAGTTGAGATGCCGACGTATAGTGCAACAGAAGTGTTAATTGAAGTAAACACAACAAGTGTGAATTTTGCAGATATTAAGTCACGTTATGGGAAAAAAGGTACCGGGAAGTTTCCGTTTATTCCGGGTCTAGACGTTGCAGGCATAGTGGTTGCGGTTGGATCTGAAGTTAAAGAAATAAAAGTAGGTCAAAGAGTGATCGCTTTTCCGTCCACTGGTTCTTACTGTGAGTTTGCCGTTGCCAACGAAAAATTAACGTTTGTCATACCAGAAAATATGAGCTTTGATGTGGCTGCAGCATGTCCAATTGTCTCGTTTCTTTCATACCAGTTACTTGCAATGGTAGCTAAAATTGAAGCAGGGGAGACGGTCCTTGTTCATGCTGCAGCTGGTGGAGTAGGGACGACGGCGATACAATTTGCAAAACTATTAGGTGCGGGGAAGGTTATTGGTACCGTAGGAAGTGAGGAGAAAATTGCTTTTGCCGAAGAGGCAGGTGCTGATCACGTCATTTGTTATGAAAAGGAAGATTTCTCGGTAGCAGTAAACGATCTTACCAATGGTCGTGGAGCAAATGTAATTTTGGACTCAATTGCTGGGCAAGTTTCAAAGAAGAGTATTGAATGCCTTGCTCACTATGGAAGGCTGGTACACTTCGGAAATTCAAGTGGCGAAGTTGGGATGTTCAGAACAATTGACCTTCATTCAAGTTGTAGATCAATACTTGGTTTCAGCTTTGGTACAACGAGGAAAGAACGACCAGAATTGTTGAGAGAAGTATCAAAGCATGTATTTCGTTATTTGGAAGATGAAAGCGTAAAGATCAAAATCGGACACCATTTTCACATTTCCGAAGTAGCAAAAGCACATCAATTAGTAGAACAACGTTTAAGTTGTGGAAAAATTTTATTGCATGTGAAAGAATAA
- a CDS encoding MFS transporter — protein MKQGRWKALFWISLSQLFALSIWFSASVILPELKVIWGLSNSTEAFVSSSVPLGFIVGALVSSYFGIADRFNPRKIFVVSALSGAFFNLLILFSGSAFIGISLRLLTGFTLAGIYPIAVKILAQWFPKNRGLAIGILIAALTLGSALPHFIIVFLETVSWKFIIMISSCLAIFAATIMHYFVTDAPTTAKKTIFSFMLLRKVVKNKPVMLANYGYFGHMWELYAMWTWLPAFLTASFLVNSPEISPWYSALAAFIAIGVAGAIGSVVGGFVADKIGRAQLTMIALVGSSLCALLIGFTFGKMVWLTLLVAFIWGIFVIADSAQFSAAVSEFAEVEYVGTALTFQMCIGFAITIITIQALPFLQAIVGWEWVFAFLSIGPIVGIFSMEKLRKIEKIEG, from the coding sequence GTGAAACAAGGACGTTGGAAAGCTTTATTTTGGATTTCATTAAGTCAATTATTTGCCCTATCAATATGGTTCAGTGCATCTGTCATTCTCCCAGAACTTAAGGTAATCTGGGGGTTATCAAATTCTACCGAAGCTTTCGTTTCTTCATCTGTACCATTAGGTTTTATCGTCGGTGCGTTGGTTAGCTCCTATTTTGGGATTGCTGATCGATTTAACCCAAGAAAAATCTTTGTCGTTTCTGCTCTTTCTGGTGCCTTTTTTAATTTACTCATTCTATTTTCTGGATCAGCCTTTATAGGTATTTCACTACGACTATTAACAGGTTTTACACTTGCTGGCATTTATCCTATCGCTGTGAAAATACTCGCTCAATGGTTCCCGAAAAATCGAGGTTTAGCAATTGGTATATTAATAGCTGCACTAACGCTTGGATCTGCATTACCTCATTTTATTATCGTTTTTTTAGAAACAGTAAGTTGGAAATTCATTATTATGATAAGCTCTTGTTTAGCCATTTTTGCAGCAACGATTATGCATTATTTTGTTACAGACGCACCAACTACTGCAAAGAAAACGATCTTTTCATTTATGCTGCTTAGGAAAGTCGTAAAGAATAAACCAGTCATGCTAGCAAACTACGGTTATTTCGGACATATGTGGGAGCTTTATGCGATGTGGACATGGTTACCTGCTTTTCTTACTGCAAGTTTTTTAGTAAACTCCCCAGAAATATCCCCTTGGTATAGTGCACTGGCTGCATTTATCGCGATTGGTGTCGCCGGGGCGATTGGTTCAGTTGTTGGCGGTTTTGTCGCTGATAAAATTGGCAGAGCCCAACTAACAATGATTGCCCTAGTAGGTAGCAGTTTGTGTGCGCTTTTGATTGGCTTTACATTCGGAAAAATGGTTTGGCTAACTCTTTTGGTTGCATTCATTTGGGGGATTTTTGTAATTGCCGATTCAGCACAATTTTCTGCAGCGGTTTCCGAATTTGCTGAGGTAGAATATGTAGGAACTGCGTTAACGTTTCAAATGTGTATCGGTTTTGCCATTACAATTATCACAATCCAGGCACTACCTTTTCTTCAAGCGATAGTTGGCTGGGAGTGGGTATTTGCTTTTCTTAGCATCGGGCCGATAGTAGGAATTTTTTCAATGGAGAAACTGCGGAAAATTGAAAAAATTGAAGGCTAA
- a CDS encoding SDR family NAD(P)-dependent oxidoreductase — MTQLLVDHLAKSEDPRILNACTTNIRYFFDPKRKIEFDNLQGELKHTKPYSVYVNYGNSKMALLMLTFKMAEELKDVGIKVNAVQIPAIKISKDTLKKLTPMYRMIATVQTFFSDSQESMGDTYFHITTSEEFKDVTGKLINDKREIVRRSHYGSGVGDVIKQFRDQGVYPRYADSQEIIEQVWELSKKLTASEIILS; from the coding sequence ATGACACAGTTGCTCGTTGATCATCTAGCTAAATCAGAGGACCCAAGAATTTTGAACGCCTGTACGACAAATATCCGATATTTCTTTGATCCAAAACGAAAAATTGAGTTTGATAACCTGCAAGGTGAATTGAAACATACAAAGCCCTATAGTGTTTACGTTAATTATGGTAACTCGAAAATGGCCTTGTTAATGTTAACATTTAAAATGGCAGAAGAGTTAAAGGATGTTGGGATAAAGGTGAATGCAGTACAAATTCCGGCAATTAAGATTTCTAAAGATACGTTGAAAAAATTAACACCAATGTATCGAATGATTGCTACCGTACAAACCTTTTTCAGTGATTCGCAAGAGTCAATGGGAGATACGTATTTTCATATAACGACATCAGAAGAATTTAAAGATGTGACTGGAAAACTTATTAATGATAAACGAGAAATTGTTCGTCGTTCTCATTATGGATCGGGTGTTGGTGACGTGATAAAACAATTCCGTGACCAAGGTGTTTATCCTAGGTATGCTGATAGTCAGGAGATTATCGAGCAAGTCTGGGAGTTGAGCAAAAAATTAACAGCTAGTGAGATCATACTTTCTTAA
- a CDS encoding potassium channel family protein produces MENKTKVILYESLMFILVAFSIVFIWLENDIVILLDKVIWFIFVFDFSFRLYKSESKWGYIKSNPFDLIAIVPFDAIFRLARLARLFRIIRLFSIGIHYLKPFYGILKTNGLDKIIAVTFCLIFILSIPIQFLEPNINTYQDALWWSIVTSTTVGYGDISPQTIGGRIIAVLLMIFGIGLIGMITGSIATYFIKGDEENNKIVFLKNELSRINELTNSDIDVLIKTLESFKHRESEQVR; encoded by the coding sequence GTGGAAAATAAAACCAAAGTCATTTTATATGAGAGTTTGATGTTTATCTTGGTAGCATTCTCTATTGTTTTTATTTGGCTAGAAAATGACATCGTCATCCTATTAGATAAAGTTATCTGGTTTATCTTTGTATTTGATTTTTCATTTCGCTTATATAAAAGTGAGAGTAAGTGGGGCTACATAAAAAGTAATCCATTTGATTTAATTGCTATTGTTCCTTTTGATGCAATTTTTAGGCTAGCGAGACTTGCAAGACTGTTTCGGATCATTCGGTTATTTTCGATCGGTATCCATTACCTCAAACCTTTTTATGGAATATTGAAAACGAATGGTTTGGATAAGATTATCGCTGTTACCTTTTGTTTGATATTTATCTTATCAATTCCTATTCAGTTTTTAGAGCCAAATATTAATACTTATCAAGATGCATTGTGGTGGAGTATTGTGACAAGTACAACTGTTGGTTATGGTGATATTTCCCCACAAACAATTGGTGGGAGAATAATTGCGGTCCTTTTAATGATCTTTGGGATCGGCTTAATCGGGATGATTACAGGATCAATTGCTACATATTTTATAAAAGGTGATGAGGAAAATAATAAGATTGTTTTTTTGAAAAATGAACTAAGCAGAATCAATGAATTAACAAATAGTGATATTGATGTTTTAATTAAAACATTAGAAAGTTTTAAACATAGAGAAAGTGAGCAGGTACGATGA
- a CDS encoding DinB family protein: MSNTTLNNYKKTIEYLLTLKGVPQETLLIPIHADKWSVREIIGHLFYWDKFILEQMVPKICKEAKLPPFPDHDEYNTKAINYITKFQTTSDLIDEFASTRETLCNKIASVSPEFKFTIGKGKRQFTTDSFLKMFVKHDVHHLKQIQEFLKG, from the coding sequence ATGTCTAACACTACTTTAAATAATTATAAGAAAACGATTGAGTATTTGTTGACTTTAAAAGGAGTGCCTCAAGAAACATTACTTATTCCAATACATGCAGACAAATGGTCTGTTAGAGAAATCATTGGCCATCTTTTCTACTGGGATAAGTTTATTTTAGAGCAAATGGTGCCAAAGATTTGTAAGGAGGCGAAACTCCCACCATTTCCTGATCATGATGAATACAATACAAAAGCGATAAATTACATAACGAAATTTCAAACAACTAGTGACTTAATTGATGAATTTGCTTCAACAAGAGAGACATTATGTAATAAAATTGCTTCTGTCTCACCTGAGTTTAAATTTACAATTGGAAAAGGGAAAAGACAGTTTACTACTGACAGCTTCTTAAAAATGTTTGTAAAACATGATGTTCACCACTTGAAACAAATTCAAGAATTTTTGAAGGGATAA
- a CDS encoding GNAT family N-acetyltransferase, whose amino-acid sequence MLEFLEVNKEMEADIVDFITKETWPFHGVENPTEQSVREKFQSGLYTEKGNQSFWIVKNGEKIGVLRLFDLEDPTCLFDLRFKESARGQGLGAEAVKWLTDYVFSNYPAMVRIEGHTRNDNYAMRKTLFLSSYVKEAYHRKAWPQNGRLYDSVGYAMTRDDWESGKVTEIDDPCSF is encoded by the coding sequence ATGCTAGAGTTTTTAGAAGTGAACAAAGAGATGGAAGCGGATATCGTCGATTTTATAACGAAAGAAACATGGCCTTTCCATGGAGTTGAAAATCCGACGGAACAATCTGTTCGCGAAAAGTTTCAAAGTGGATTGTATACAGAAAAAGGAAATCAATCATTTTGGATAGTAAAAAACGGTGAAAAAATTGGCGTACTTCGATTATTTGATTTGGAGGACCCAACCTGCCTTTTTGACTTACGTTTTAAGGAAAGTGCTCGTGGACAAGGGCTAGGAGCAGAGGCGGTAAAGTGGTTAACAGATTACGTATTTTCGAACTATCCAGCAATGGTAAGAATTGAAGGGCATACAAGGAATGATAATTATGCCATGCGCAAAACGTTATTTCTTAGTAGCTATGTGAAGGAAGCTTATCATCGCAAGGCTTGGCCGCAAAATGGTAGACTATACGATTCAGTTGGTTACGCAATGACGAGAGATGACTGGGAGAGCGGTAAAGTGACTGAGATCGATGATCCATGTAGCTTTTAA
- a CDS encoding GNAT family N-acetyltransferase gives MEIRKLNPSDAKQYVKLRLEALRMNPEAFGSSYEEEKDNPIELYEGRLRSETSYHFGAFVHEQLIGVVSLVKETKQKFRHRANIFAMYVTPSKRGCGIGKGLMQRAIETAKDLDEVEQLHLSVVTTNESARKLYLSLGFNVYGYDKRALNINNLYFDEEHMVKFL, from the coding sequence GTGGAAATTCGAAAGTTAAACCCAAGCGATGCAAAACAGTATGTAAAACTTAGATTAGAAGCTTTACGTATGAATCCTGAAGCATTTGGGTCAAGTTACGAAGAAGAAAAAGATAATCCAATTGAACTGTATGAAGGAAGATTGCGCTCCGAGACGTCGTATCATTTTGGTGCTTTTGTTCATGAGCAACTTATTGGGGTTGTTTCGCTGGTAAAGGAAACAAAGCAAAAATTTAGGCACAGAGCCAACATTTTTGCGATGTACGTTACACCATCTAAGCGTGGGTGTGGAATTGGAAAGGGATTAATGCAAAGAGCGATTGAAACCGCGAAAGATCTAGATGAAGTGGAGCAACTTCATTTGTCCGTCGTCACTACGAATGAATCTGCTAGAAAACTGTATCTTTCTTTAGGTTTTAATGTATATGGATATGACAAACGTGCGCTTAATATAAATAACCTGTACTTTGATGAAGAACATATGGTGAAGTTTTTGTAA
- a CDS encoding ABC transporter ATP-binding protein, with the protein MTLVLNGIKKKFENDYAVNDISLQVARGEMFGMLGANGAGKTTSFRMILGLLDPTEGSVTWDGERITYKRTHLVGYLPEERGLFPKLTVKEQLIYLMRLKGMNKPEIIKEMRNWLERFQVPEYENKKVEELSKGNQQKIQFMAAVLHKPELLILDEPFSGLDPVNSDMLKKAVLDLQREGTTIVFSSHQMRNVEELCEDLLMLKKGKPVLHGSLREIKRSYGMKSISIRADYDLDFLKAVNGVLSLEKSKDGATVKVENEKVAEDVFRMIMEKGFVRKFEVEEPSLHDIFIDKVGGDADE; encoded by the coding sequence ATGACGTTAGTATTAAACGGTATTAAAAAGAAGTTTGAGAATGACTATGCTGTTAATGATATATCTCTTCAAGTAGCACGGGGAGAAATGTTTGGGATGCTAGGGGCAAATGGAGCAGGTAAGACTACTTCCTTTCGGATGATTCTCGGGCTACTTGATCCAACAGAAGGATCTGTTACTTGGGATGGAGAACGGATCACTTATAAACGCACTCATTTAGTCGGATATTTACCAGAAGAACGAGGGCTATTTCCGAAACTGACTGTAAAAGAACAGCTAATCTATTTAATGAGATTAAAAGGTATGAATAAGCCTGAGATTATCAAAGAAATGCGCAATTGGCTTGAGCGCTTTCAAGTCCCAGAATATGAAAATAAGAAAGTTGAAGAACTATCCAAAGGGAATCAACAAAAAATTCAATTTATGGCTGCAGTTTTACATAAACCGGAACTACTAATACTAGATGAGCCTTTTAGCGGACTTGACCCTGTCAATTCGGATATGTTAAAGAAAGCGGTGCTTGACCTTCAGCGGGAAGGGACGACAATTGTTTTCTCTAGTCATCAAATGAGAAATGTAGAAGAACTATGTGAAGATCTACTTATGTTAAAAAAGGGGAAACCGGTGCTTCATGGAAGTTTAAGAGAAATTAAACGTTCATACGGTATGAAAAGTATTAGTATCCGTGCTGATTACGACTTAGACTTTCTAAAGGCGGTAAATGGTGTCTTATCATTGGAAAAATCCAAGGACGGCGCAACTGTGAAAGTGGAAAACGAAAAGGTGGCAGAAGATGTTTTTCGAATGATTATGGAAAAAGGTTTTGTTCGGAAGTTTGAAGTCGAAGAGCCTTCTTTACATGACATTTTCATCGATAAAGTTGGGGGTGACGCTGATGAATAA
- a CDS encoding GNAT family N-acetyltransferase gives MEILLERLTENNAEKLFQFEQENRVFFETMVPSRGDEYYLYETFLNRHHEILEEQKIGSCQFYLIMDCTGLILGRVNLVGIDRENVSAHIGYRVGERYLGKGVAKQAVAKMLEEAKNQQLRTIYAKTTSNNLASQKVLKKNSFQLISKDQKEVEFNGEMIQFFHYQWK, from the coding sequence ATGGAAATCTTACTTGAGAGATTAACAGAGAATAATGCTGAGAAATTGTTTCAATTTGAGCAGGAAAATCGCGTGTTTTTTGAAACGATGGTCCCAAGTCGGGGTGATGAGTATTATCTTTACGAAACATTTCTTAATAGACATCATGAAATACTAGAAGAGCAAAAAATCGGGAGTTGCCAATTTTATTTAATAATGGACTGCACAGGTTTGATACTAGGTAGAGTGAATCTAGTAGGTATCGACCGTGAAAATGTTTCTGCCCATATAGGTTACCGTGTTGGGGAACGGTATTTAGGGAAAGGTGTGGCAAAACAGGCAGTAGCAAAAATGCTAGAAGAAGCCAAGAACCAGCAGCTACGAACAATTTATGCAAAAACAACGAGTAACAATCTTGCCTCGCAAAAAGTATTGAAAAAAAACTCTTTTCAACTCATTTCGAAAGATCAAAAAGAAGTAGAGTTTAATGGGGAAATGATCCAATTTTTCCATTACCAATGGAAGTAA
- a CDS encoding ABC transporter permease, whose product MNNFWITVAHTAGKRLKSKAFMWSTIIICVIVIGLMNIENIVNVFSGNDEKGEKTTVAVVSEIENSELAEMLISFEESEFDYLKYTDGDTNSAKEAAEEGTFDFVLALSGDILHLEAELFGAGTDFMLGQHVRMDIQRMKETLVTNELGLNQEELAMIYNPITFRELPLTENGEVKTEESHMQSYWMVYGLVFAIYMIIILFGSMIATEVATEKSSRVMELIVSSVNPVTQMFGKIIGIGISGFVNILCIVAAAIVGYKISGADYLDTMLRDVIDLSLLGYAILLIILGYILYGGVAAMLGALVSRAEEVNQALQPLIFLAMIAFFISMFGLNVPEATFIKVLSYIPFFTPQLLFLRMGMTTVPTWEIFVILSILIVSAF is encoded by the coding sequence ATGAATAATTTCTGGATAACAGTCGCTCATACGGCAGGAAAAAGACTTAAATCAAAAGCCTTTATGTGGTCCACCATTATTATCTGTGTCATAGTAATTGGATTAATGAATATCGAAAACATCGTGAATGTTTTTTCAGGGAACGATGAAAAAGGTGAAAAAACGACTGTTGCAGTTGTAAGTGAAATAGAAAACTCCGAACTTGCAGAAATGCTGATTTCATTTGAAGAAAGTGAATTTGACTATCTGAAGTATACTGATGGAGACACAAATTCAGCTAAAGAAGCAGCAGAAGAGGGGACATTTGATTTTGTACTTGCCTTATCTGGAGACATTTTACACCTAGAAGCCGAACTGTTTGGTGCAGGTACAGATTTTATGTTGGGGCAACATGTTAGAATGGATATTCAACGGATGAAGGAGACTTTAGTTACGAATGAACTTGGATTAAATCAAGAGGAACTAGCCATGATTTACAATCCAATCACATTTCGGGAATTACCTCTTACTGAAAATGGAGAAGTGAAAACAGAGGAAAGCCATATGCAATCTTATTGGATGGTTTATGGTCTTGTATTTGCAATCTATATGATTATTATCTTATTTGGTTCGATGATTGCTACTGAGGTAGCAACAGAAAAATCCTCTAGGGTAATGGAACTTATTGTCTCAAGTGTTAACCCAGTAACACAAATGTTTGGGAAAATCATCGGGATAGGGATTTCAGGATTCGTTAATATTTTGTGTATTGTAGCTGCGGCTATTGTTGGTTATAAGATTAGTGGTGCGGATTACCTCGACACGATGCTTCGTGACGTAATTGACTTGTCTCTGTTAGGGTATGCCATTCTGCTTATTATTTTAGGATATATTTTATACGGTGGAGTAGCAGCAATGCTAGGGGCTCTAGTAAGTCGCGCAGAAGAAGTGAACCAAGCGCTACAGCCATTAATTTTTCTGGCGATGATCGCATTTTTCATCTCAATGTTTGGCCTTAATGTACCAGAGGCAACCTTCATAAAGGTACTATCTTATATACCTTTCTTTACGCCACAGTTGTTATTCCTTCGAATGGGAATGACTACGGTACCAACTTGGGAGATTTTTGTCATTCTTAGTATTCTCATTGTTAGTGCCTTTTGA
- a CDS encoding GNAT family N-acetyltransferase produces MMIVKQLTSEQQWLEAYPVMHELRTHLSEEDYLQLLNAMVPKGYRMFALYVNETIVALAGIAQLVNFYNLKHIYVYDLVTKETERSKGYGEELLSFIHQLANDEGCHSVALSSGLQRKNAHRFYEEKMEYKKTSYAFVRQI; encoded by the coding sequence ATGATGATTGTAAAACAATTAACATCTGAACAACAATGGTTAGAAGCCTATCCCGTGATGCACGAATTACGAACGCATCTTTCAGAAGAAGACTATCTCCAATTGCTTAATGCCATGGTTCCTAAAGGGTACCGAATGTTTGCCTTGTATGTAAATGAAACGATCGTAGCCTTAGCGGGAATTGCACAATTAGTAAACTTCTATAACTTGAAGCACATCTATGTGTATGATTTGGTTACTAAAGAAACAGAACGGTCAAAAGGGTACGGTGAAGAGCTTTTATCCTTTATTCATCAATTAGCGAATGATGAAGGCTGTCATTCGGTCGCACTATCCTCAGGACTTCAACGTAAAAATGCCCACCGATTTTACGAAGAAAAGATGGAATACAAAAAAACATCTTATGCGTTTGTACGTCAAATATAA